The proteins below are encoded in one region of Flammeovirga kamogawensis:
- a CDS encoding bifunctional adenosylcobinamide kinase/adenosylcobinamide-phosphate guanylyltransferase: protein MAKIHMITGGQRSGKSVYAEKIALSLSNTPYYLATSKKWDEEHTKRIDLHQKRRTNNWITIEEEIDLHLHQLKNKVILLDCVTLWLTNIFDKMNYDKEKTFDKAVAIWEQLILQDCTLIVVANEIGLGGISMHKGTRHFTDVHGLINQRIAKDAQQVTFIVAGLPLIVKG from the coding sequence ATGGCAAAAATACACATGATTACAGGCGGACAACGCTCAGGAAAGAGTGTTTATGCAGAAAAAATTGCATTGTCATTAAGCAATACACCTTACTACCTCGCTACATCAAAAAAATGGGATGAGGAACATACAAAACGTATTGATTTACACCAAAAAAGAAGAACTAACAATTGGATCACAATTGAAGAGGAGATCGATTTACATCTCCATCAATTAAAAAATAAAGTAATTCTGCTGGATTGTGTAACACTTTGGCTTACAAATATTTTTGATAAGATGAACTACGACAAAGAAAAAACTTTCGATAAAGCAGTTGCAATTTGGGAGCAACTTATTTTACAAGATTGTACACTTATTGTTGTTGCAAATGAAATTGGTTTAGGAGGAATCTCAATGCACAAAGGCACCCGACATTTTACAGATGTTCATGGTTTAATAAATCAAAGAATAGCAAAAGATGCCCAACAAGTAACATTTATAGTTGCTGGTCTTCCATTGATAGTAAAAGGATAA
- a CDS encoding cobyrinate a,c-diamide synthase, whose protein sequence is MHKSSFIIAAPTSNSGKTTITLGLLRALKNRGKEVQPFKSGPDYIDPKFHGIACGKTGVNLDLFMMTEQHLKETYLDYIATSEIQCIEGVMGLFDGAKKAERSTAELAKKLNLPIIFVVDAKAVAYSVAPLLYGFKNFDPSLNIVGVIFNRVNTKSHYKFLQEASEDVGIKALGYVPFLEDCKIQSRHLGLSIANLKEYDKKITAIAKQIEKTVHLNQLLDLTTYAETTHTKQKAVPPIAPLTIGVAKDEAFNFSYSQNINALKKIGKVVFFSPIKDEKLPQTDVLYFPGGYPECYVKNLAENKAMLSAIKEYAENEGVIIAECGGMMYLGKNMIDQNGDSYPMANVFSFSSSMKAMKLHLGYRTIHLDEYTFKGHEFHYSEVYGDENIETVGQIFSARNQEVPTKIYKYKNVLASYIHLYFGEANQFKSITNYITDKTLQL, encoded by the coding sequence ATGCATAAATCAAGTTTTATAATTGCTGCACCAACAAGTAATTCTGGTAAAACAACCATAACACTAGGGTTATTGAGGGCGTTAAAAAACAGAGGAAAAGAAGTACAACCTTTTAAATCTGGTCCAGATTATATCGATCCAAAATTTCATGGTATTGCCTGTGGAAAAACAGGAGTAAATTTGGATTTATTTATGATGACAGAGCAACATTTAAAAGAGACTTATCTCGATTATATAGCTACATCTGAGATACAGTGTATTGAGGGTGTTATGGGTCTTTTTGATGGAGCAAAAAAAGCAGAAAGAAGTACTGCAGAATTAGCTAAAAAACTTAATTTACCTATCATTTTTGTAGTAGATGCTAAAGCTGTAGCCTATTCTGTCGCACCCTTACTTTATGGGTTTAAAAACTTCGACCCCTCTTTAAATATAGTAGGGGTAATTTTTAATAGAGTAAACACCAAAAGTCATTATAAATTTCTACAAGAGGCCAGTGAAGATGTTGGTATTAAAGCTTTAGGTTATGTCCCTTTTTTAGAAGATTGTAAAATTCAATCAAGGCATTTAGGCTTATCAATTGCCAATTTAAAAGAATACGACAAAAAGATAACAGCTATAGCAAAACAAATAGAAAAGACCGTTCATCTAAATCAATTACTTGATTTAACTACCTATGCAGAAACCACACACACAAAGCAAAAAGCTGTCCCTCCTATTGCACCTTTAACGATTGGTGTAGCAAAAGATGAAGCTTTTAATTTTAGCTATAGTCAGAATATTAATGCATTAAAAAAAATAGGTAAGGTGGTATTTTTCAGCCCAATAAAGGATGAAAAACTACCGCAAACAGATGTACTTTATTTTCCTGGAGGATATCCTGAATGTTATGTTAAAAATTTAGCTGAGAATAAAGCAATGCTTTCTGCAATTAAAGAATATGCAGAAAATGAAGGGGTAATTATTGCAGAATGTGGGGGTATGATGTATTTGGGTAAAAATATGATTGATCAAAATGGAGACTCCTATCCTATGGCAAATGTATTTTCATTTAGTAGCTCTATGAAAGCTATGAAACTCCACCTTGGTTACCGCACCATCCACCTTGATGAGTACACCTTTAAGGGGCATGAATTTCATTATTCAGAAGTTTATGGAGATGAAAATATTGAAACTGTGGGTCAAATTTTTAGTGCTAGAAACCAAGAAGTACCTACAAAAATTTACAAATATAAAAACGTATTGGCCTCATATATCCATCTCTATTTTGGAGAAGCCAATCAATTTAAATCAATTACTAACTATATAACTGATAAAACATTACAACTATGA
- a CDS encoding cob(I)yrinic acid a,c-diamide adenosyltransferase, translated as MKVYTRKGDKGQTGVFGGKREAKDSPRIECIGTLDEVNSTIGLLRAKLGNDHEWQPNLHRIQKDMMNMMSHLARPSDSKKENKNPHPEDGAVFCEEWIDAMENNMSSPSDYFLLPGGNEISALCHVCRTQVRRGERTLVTLAKVDPDSVFEYISSYINRLSDLFFTMARAEMDKHGVAEEKWNLFLYKRKKK; from the coding sequence ATGAAAGTATATACCAGAAAAGGTGACAAAGGACAAACTGGAGTTTTTGGTGGTAAAAGAGAAGCCAAAGATTCGCCAAGAATAGAATGCATTGGCACTTTAGATGAGGTAAACTCTACTATCGGTTTATTGAGGGCAAAATTGGGTAACGATCACGAATGGCAACCCAATTTACATCGTATTCAAAAAGACATGATGAACATGATGTCTCATTTGGCTAGACCATCTGATTCTAAAAAAGAAAATAAGAACCCTCATCCAGAAGATGGTGCTGTTTTTTGTGAGGAATGGATTGACGCTATGGAAAATAATATGAGTAGTCCTTCTGATTACTTTTTACTACCTGGTGGAAATGAAATTTCTGCACTCTGCCATGTATGTAGAACACAAGTTAGAAGAGGAGAACGCACATTGGTAACGCTCGCTAAAGTAGACCCAGATAGCGTTTTTGAATACATTTCATCTTACATCAACCGCCTTTCTGATTTGTTCTTTACAATGGCTAGAGCAGAAATGGACAAACATGGTGTAGCTGAAGAAAAATGGAATCTATTTTTATATAAAAGAAAAAAGAAATAA
- the cobW gene encoding cobalamin biosynthesis protein CobW, with protein MRKIPITIVTGFLGVGKTTLVHNILKNANGKRIALLVNEFGEVGVDGDIIKSGCDDKECNLIELSNGCICCTVQEEFLPSMLELIERKEDIDHIVIETSGLAMPKPLVRAVNWPDLKPHITIDAVITVVDAVGIATGEFCDRQRVQAQRLADDSLDHETPIEELFLDQLSCADLVLVSKRDLVDDKKYNEIAAFVSEKIKANTKVIPMIKGEVSNDLLLGIEASAEDDLDNRHSIHEHHHEHGHDHEHDDDIKTELLEFEETANIKQLINELTQLVKENEIYRIKGFVNIPNKPMRMILQGVGDRFDYYFDRAWEPNEPRKTHLVVIGRNISLSENTIV; from the coding sequence ATGAGAAAAATACCTATTACAATTGTTACGGGCTTTTTAGGAGTAGGAAAAACTACCCTTGTCCACAATATTCTTAAAAACGCCAACGGCAAAAGAATTGCTTTGTTGGTTAACGAGTTTGGTGAAGTTGGTGTAGATGGAGACATTATTAAATCAGGTTGCGACGATAAAGAGTGTAACTTGATTGAATTATCAAACGGTTGTATTTGCTGCACAGTACAAGAAGAGTTTCTTCCTTCGATGCTAGAATTAATTGAGCGAAAAGAAGATATCGATCATATAGTAATTGAAACCTCTGGTTTAGCCATGCCAAAACCATTGGTAAGAGCTGTAAATTGGCCAGATCTAAAACCTCATATCACAATAGATGCAGTTATTACTGTAGTAGATGCAGTTGGTATAGCAACAGGTGAATTTTGTGATAGACAACGTGTACAAGCTCAACGTTTAGCAGACGATTCTCTAGATCATGAAACTCCAATTGAAGAGCTATTTTTAGATCAACTATCATGTGCTGACTTGGTTTTAGTGAGTAAAAGAGACCTGGTAGATGATAAAAAATATAATGAAATCGCTGCTTTTGTATCAGAAAAAATAAAGGCTAATACTAAGGTCATTCCAATGATTAAAGGAGAAGTGAGTAACGATCTATTATTAGGAATTGAGGCTTCTGCTGAAGATGATTTGGATAACCGTCATTCAATTCACGAACATCACCATGAGCATGGACATGACCATGAACATGATGATGACATTAAAACTGAACTCTTGGAATTTGAAGAAACGGCAAATATCAAGCAGTTGATTAATGAGTTGACGCAACTAGTTAAAGAAAATGAAATCTACAGAATAAAAGGTTTTGTAAACATTCCTAATAAACCAATGCGTATGATTTTACAAGGAGTTGGAGACCGTTTTGATTATTATTTTGACAGAGCTTGGGAACCTAATGAACCTCGTAAAACACATTTGGTTGTTATTGGACGAAACATTTCTCTTTCGGAAAATACAATTGTTTAA
- the cobN gene encoding cobaltochelatase subunit CobN: protein MHLISTLPGGWNPNDEGVFHIQQSGGDILFLSAADTELFTLNKVYSALHKEFPNLPSLRLANLTYFKQELTIDTYLDEVVSKAKVVVLKLLGGTAYFTYLCEAISSYAEEHNIALLFLPGDNQPDVELMHLSTLPLPLVNKIWSYFVAGGNDNTKEGLKLIMKETLQIHFEIKEQIDIADVFLYHHKLGIIDKKWKENNQPTALIFAYRSNYLADNLAPILEVANALEQKGITAITLMALTYREIDIQQRITELLALYHIQSPTVIINTTGFSLQGFKENESKSLFEALNIPIIQAIQASCSKQVWEEGSFGLPPTDIAMNIALPEVDGKIIGNVISFKEAQEKDALTDSEIVSYQPHLEGCQFIANHVEAWINLQKKENKEKNIAVILPNYPSKNSRLANGVGLDTPASTLQILQALKENQYTLNNATPTTTEELIDCITDTITNDLTSLAYKKADIKIKAETFYYYYNYYSEKLRKKVEEQWGHPSSSPNYRDGYFLIPGKKIGNVFLSIQPNRGYNIDLQASYHSPDLPPTYAYLAYYIWLQEVFKADAIIHVGKHGNLEWLPGKSVALSKESCFPEALLGAIPHFYPFIINDPGEGTQAKRRNHAIILDHLIPPMTRAENYGELLQLELLIDEFYESALLDPKRANLIKSKIETLVNETHLKKDLNEDGKDIDALLEVIDGYLCELKEAQIRGGLHIFGCLPIHEKLIDLIVALHRLPQGSSKSIIQCLAIDLKLDIDVLDTNYETEFKTEIFGIPCRSIGQIVEVLENRAKTIIECIVNHTPIIGKIGVETQNLLHQITGKTLPTLKNTTQEISNLMAGLNAAYIPSGGSGAPTRGRLDILPTGRNFYSVDTRTIPSPSAYELGVKSAQNIIDRYLQEEGQFPEAVAISVWGTSTMRTGGDDIAQALALLGVWPIWQGVNRRVKDFEIIPLITLKRPRVDVLLRISGFFRDAFPDVISLFNTAVEKVAALDEPHDQNPIKARVEGEIKEWKNKGLDNFLAQERALYRVFGSKPGAYGAGLQGLIDEKNWTTQEDLANVFINWGGYAYSGSKNEGKSAHESFKKRLSEVEIVIQNQDNREHDLLDSDDYYQFQGGMTAAVTMEKGEAPTTYFGDHSRPDKPRIKSLKEELLKVYRSRVINPKWMDGMRDHGYKGAFEMAATMDYLFAYDATTNLIEDFMYEGITEEYLLDQENLQFLEHHNPWAIKDMSERMLEAIQRGMWKDPSEAIIEKLEALYLKAEGALE, encoded by the coding sequence ATGCATTTAATTTCAACACTTCCTGGAGGATGGAATCCAAACGATGAAGGGGTCTTTCATATTCAACAATCTGGAGGAGATATTCTTTTTTTATCAGCTGCAGATACTGAACTCTTCACGTTAAATAAAGTTTATTCTGCATTACATAAAGAATTCCCGAATTTGCCAAGTTTACGTTTGGCCAATCTTACTTATTTTAAACAGGAACTAACTATAGATACCTATTTGGATGAAGTTGTGAGTAAAGCAAAAGTTGTGGTTTTAAAACTACTTGGAGGTACTGCTTACTTTACTTATTTATGTGAAGCCATCTCGTCTTATGCTGAAGAGCACAATATTGCTTTGTTATTTCTACCCGGTGATAACCAGCCAGATGTTGAATTAATGCATTTGTCTACATTGCCCTTACCGCTGGTTAATAAAATATGGTCTTATTTTGTTGCCGGTGGAAACGATAATACAAAAGAAGGGCTTAAATTAATAATGAAAGAAACGCTGCAAATTCATTTTGAAATAAAAGAACAAATTGACATTGCAGATGTGTTTCTTTACCACCATAAACTAGGTATAATTGATAAAAAGTGGAAAGAAAATAACCAACCAACAGCCTTAATTTTTGCGTATAGAAGTAATTATTTAGCAGACAACTTAGCACCTATTTTAGAAGTAGCCAATGCACTAGAACAAAAAGGAATTACTGCTATTACACTAATGGCTTTAACGTATAGAGAAATAGATATCCAACAACGTATTACAGAACTCTTAGCGTTATACCATATTCAAAGTCCAACAGTAATAATTAATACTACTGGATTTTCGTTACAAGGTTTTAAAGAAAACGAAAGTAAAAGCCTTTTCGAAGCTTTAAATATTCCCATTATTCAAGCTATTCAAGCCAGTTGTAGTAAACAAGTATGGGAAGAAGGTTCGTTTGGTCTGCCTCCAACAGATATTGCCATGAATATTGCTCTCCCTGAAGTTGATGGTAAAATTATTGGGAATGTAATTTCTTTTAAAGAAGCTCAAGAAAAAGATGCGTTAACAGATTCTGAAATTGTTAGCTACCAACCACATTTAGAAGGATGTCAATTTATTGCAAATCATGTAGAAGCATGGATTAACCTTCAAAAAAAAGAAAATAAAGAGAAAAATATTGCCGTTATTTTACCTAATTATCCAAGTAAGAACAGTCGTTTAGCCAATGGTGTAGGTTTAGATACGCCAGCTAGTACGTTACAAATTCTTCAGGCATTAAAGGAAAATCAATATACATTAAACAATGCAACTCCTACTACTACAGAAGAATTAATTGATTGTATAACAGATACTATAACTAACGACCTTACCTCTCTCGCTTACAAAAAAGCAGACATAAAAATTAAGGCAGAAACCTTTTATTATTACTATAATTACTATTCTGAAAAACTCAGAAAAAAAGTAGAAGAACAATGGGGACACCCTTCTTCATCACCCAATTACAGAGATGGTTATTTCTTAATCCCTGGAAAAAAAATTGGGAATGTTTTTTTAAGTATTCAGCCAAATAGAGGGTACAATATTGACCTTCAAGCATCTTATCATTCCCCAGATTTACCCCCTACTTATGCTTATTTGGCGTATTACATTTGGTTGCAAGAAGTTTTTAAAGCAGATGCTATTATTCATGTAGGTAAACACGGCAACTTAGAGTGGCTCCCTGGTAAAAGTGTAGCACTATCTAAAGAAAGTTGTTTTCCTGAAGCACTTTTAGGAGCAATTCCTCACTTTTATCCGTTCATTATTAATGATCCTGGAGAAGGAACACAAGCAAAAAGAAGAAACCATGCTATCATTTTAGATCACCTAATTCCACCTATGACAAGGGCTGAAAATTATGGCGAACTATTGCAGTTAGAATTACTTATTGATGAATTCTACGAATCTGCTTTACTTGATCCAAAACGGGCCAACCTTATCAAATCAAAAATAGAGACACTAGTAAATGAAACACACTTAAAAAAAGATTTAAACGAGGATGGAAAAGATATTGATGCACTTTTAGAAGTTATTGACGGGTATTTATGTGAGTTAAAAGAGGCTCAAATTAGGGGCGGATTACATATTTTTGGTTGCTTACCAATACATGAAAAATTGATAGACTTAATTGTTGCTTTACACAGATTGCCACAAGGTTCATCAAAAAGTATAATACAATGCTTAGCAATTGATTTAAAACTAGACATTGATGTTCTAGACACTAATTACGAAACTGAATTTAAAACTGAAATTTTTGGTATTCCATGTAGATCAATAGGTCAAATTGTTGAAGTACTTGAAAATAGAGCAAAAACAATTATTGAATGTATTGTAAACCACACTCCAATAATTGGAAAAATTGGTGTAGAAACTCAAAATTTACTTCATCAAATTACAGGCAAAACATTACCAACTTTAAAAAATACAACACAAGAAATTTCTAATTTAATGGCAGGGTTAAATGCGGCCTATATTCCTTCTGGTGGTTCTGGAGCTCCTACACGTGGGCGTTTAGATATTTTACCAACAGGACGAAATTTTTACTCTGTTGATACTAGAACAATTCCGTCACCCTCTGCTTATGAATTAGGCGTAAAAAGTGCTCAAAATATAATTGATCGATACTTGCAAGAAGAAGGGCAGTTTCCTGAAGCTGTTGCCATATCTGTTTGGGGAACTTCTACCATGAGAACAGGTGGAGATGATATTGCTCAAGCACTTGCACTCCTTGGTGTTTGGCCAATTTGGCAAGGTGTAAATAGAAGGGTAAAAGACTTTGAAATCATACCATTAATCACTTTAAAACGACCAAGAGTAGATGTACTTTTACGCATTTCTGGATTTTTTAGAGATGCTTTCCCTGATGTTATTTCTTTATTCAACACTGCCGTAGAAAAAGTAGCAGCATTAGACGAACCTCATGATCAGAATCCTATTAAAGCACGTGTAGAAGGTGAAATCAAAGAATGGAAAAATAAGGGTTTGGATAATTTTTTAGCACAAGAGAGAGCTTTATATAGAGTTTTTGGGTCTAAACCTGGTGCTTACGGTGCAGGCTTACAAGGTTTAATTGATGAGAAAAATTGGACAACACAAGAAGATCTTGCTAATGTATTTATTAACTGGGGTGGCTATGCATATTCAGGGAGTAAAAATGAAGGAAAATCTGCACATGAGTCGTTTAAAAAAAGATTATCAGAGGTAGAAATTGTTATTCAAAATCAAGACAACAGAGAGCATGATCTACTTGATTCTGATGACTATTACCAGTTTCAAGGAGGTATGACTGCTGCTGTAACAATGGAAAAAGGAGAAGCGCCTACAACCTATTTTGGAGATCATTCTCGACCTGACAAACCAAGAATAAAATCTCTTAAAGAAGAACTTTTAAAAGTGTATCGTTCCAGAGTTATTAACCCAAAATGGATGGATGGAATGAGAGATCACGGGTATAAAGGTGCTTTTGAAATGGCGGCAACAATGGATTACCTTTTTGCCTATGATGCCACTACTAACCTTATTGAAGATTTTATGTATGAAGGGATTACTGAAGAATATCTACTTGATCAAGAAAACCTGCAATTTCTAGAACATCATAACCCTTGGGCCATAAAAGACATGTCGGAAAGAATGTTAGAAGCTATTCAGAGAGGCATGTGGAAAGATCCTTCCGAAGCAATAATAGAAAAATTAGAAGCACTCTACCTTAAAGCCGAAGGTGCATTAGAGTAA